A genomic region of Eucalyptus grandis isolate ANBG69807.140 chromosome 5, ASM1654582v1, whole genome shotgun sequence contains the following coding sequences:
- the LOC104443533 gene encoding uncharacterized membrane protein At4g09580 has translation MARNDGARSSFPLSFWEVAAASTVVVGFGLGLLGVYLTMPASDYSFLKLPRTLQDLQILRDHLEGYTSDYTLQVLVGYSMVYIFMQTFMIPGTVFMSLLAGALFGVLKGMALVVFTATAGASSCFFLSKMIGRPIVFSLWPDKLKFFQAQVAKRRKGLLNYMLFLRVTPTLPNTFINFASPIVDVPYHTFFLATVIGLIPAAYVTVRAGLALGELQSVGDLYDFHSIATLFFIGIVSVTPTLMGKKGS, from the exons atggccAGGAACGACGGAGCGCGGTCGAGCTTCCCGTTGAGCTTCTGGGAGGTGGCGGCTGCCTCAACGGTGGTGGTTGGCTTCGGTCTCGGCCTCCTGGGCGTTTACCTGACCATGCCCGCATCCGACTACAGCTTCCTCAAGCTCCCTCGTACCCTCCAAGATCTTCAGATCCTTCG AGACCATCTCGAGGGCTACACAAGCGACTACACCCTGCAAGTCCTGGTTGGTTACTCCATGGTCTACATATTCATGCAGACTTTCATGATCCCGGGAACTGTGTTCATGTCGCTGCTCGCAGGAGCGCTTTTTGGAGTTCTTAAGGGCATGGCCCTGGTTGTGTTCACTGCCACTGCCGGCGCTTCTTCATGCTTTTTCCTATCGAAAATGATCGGACGGCCCATTGTCTTCTCTCTTTGGCCTGATAAGTTGAAGTTCTTCCAAGCTCAG GtggctaaaagaagaaaaggactgTTGAACTACATGCTCTTCCTTAGGGTGACTCCAACCTTGCCTAACACATTCATTAACTTCGCTTCCCCAATAGTCGATGTGCCATATCACACCTTCTTCCTTGCTACTGTCATTGGACTTATCCCTGCAGCTTATGTCACTGTCAGG GCTGGACTAGCTCTGGGAGAGTTGCAGTCTGTTGGAGATCTTTATGACTTCCATTCCATTGCCACTCTATTTTTCATTGGGATAGTCTCGGTTACTCCGACACTTATGGGCAAGAAGGGCTCATAA
- the LOC104443537 gene encoding protein WVD2-like 3 isoform X1, which yields MSDMEVAEDIKVAPHQDRPKEGSAETKDGIVEDKIIPHFEDEHSPEDLKDKGLQIETKKGTIKKEYKAQNVHNAAESQKDPVKKPKEAAKQKAKVTVPQPFSLATERRMSQERRAPVDFSSPTEKRTPGERRGSVDFNNTQPKLSKSRSLNKPHTHKPGHENSAAAATIKRTLTSKVSGRQDDNKEEVGVKNQRKMKAVKEEKSNSQVPMKQQEQKGETAETRKLGKSSTFKALPLPSFYHKNDPAGTSTKKASSPSPRSPPHGQRSKHPNSTSDAQKKTVTNSAKQTINKLLKSTRKALNPSKETVKTVVATA from the exons ATGTCAGATATGGAGGTCGCTGAAGATATTAAAGTTGCTCCCCATCAAGATCGGCCAAAAGAAGGCAGTGCGGAAACAAAGGATGGGATAGTCGAGGATAAGATCATTCCACATTTTGAAGATGAGCACTCACCAGAGGACTTGAAAGACAAAGGTCTTCAAATTGAAACCAAGAAGGGGACTATAAAGAAGGAGTACAAGGCACAGAATGTTCATAATGCTGCAGAAAGCCAAAAAGATCCAGTGAAGAAGCCAAAAGAAGCTGcaaaacaaaaggcaaaagTCACTGTTCCTCAACCCTTCTCTTTGGCAACTGAGAGGAGAATGTCACAAGAAAGACGAGCGCCGGTTGATTTTTCATCTCCTACTGAAAAAAGGACACCAGGAGAAAGACGAGGCTCAGTTGATTTTAACAACACCCAGCCAAAACTATCCAAATCAAGAAGTCTAAACAA GCCTCACACACACAAGCCGGGTCATGAAAACTCAGCTGCTGCTGCCACCATTAAAAGAACTCTCACATCCAAAGTTTCGGGCCGCCAGGATGATAACAAAGAAGAG GTTGGAGTTAAAAATCAGCGCAAAATGAAGGCTGTCAAGGAGGAAAAGAGCAACTCACAAGTGCCTATGAAG CAGCAGGAGCAGAAAGGAGAAACGGCAGAGACTCGCAAACTCGGAAAGAGCTCGACATTCAAAGCATTACCCTTACCCAGTTTCTACCACAAGAACGACCCTGCGGGAACCAGTACAAAGAAG GCTTCGTCTCCTAGTCCCAGGTCTCCTCCGCATGGCCAGAGGAGCAAGCATCCGAACTCGACCTCGGATGCCCAGAAGAAGACCGTAACCAACAGCGCGAAGCAGACCATTAACAAGCTGCTGAAGAGCACCCGCAAGGCTCTGAATCCTTCCAAGGAGACAGTAAAGACCGTCGTCGCGACGGCATGA
- the LOC104443537 gene encoding protein WVD2-like 3 isoform X2, with protein MSDMEVAEDIKVAPHQDRPKEGSAETKDGIVEDKIIPHFEDEHSPEDLKDKGLQIETKKGTIKKEYKAQNVHNAAESQKDPVKKPKEAAKQKAKVTVPQPFSLATERRMSQERRAPVDFSSPTEKRTPGERRGSVDFNNTQPKLSKSRSLNKPHTHKPGHENSAAAATIKRTLTSKVSGRQDDNKEEVGVKNQRKMKAVKEEKSNSQVPMKQEQKGETAETRKLGKSSTFKALPLPSFYHKNDPAGTSTKKASSPSPRSPPHGQRSKHPNSTSDAQKKTVTNSAKQTINKLLKSTRKALNPSKETVKTVVATA; from the exons ATGTCAGATATGGAGGTCGCTGAAGATATTAAAGTTGCTCCCCATCAAGATCGGCCAAAAGAAGGCAGTGCGGAAACAAAGGATGGGATAGTCGAGGATAAGATCATTCCACATTTTGAAGATGAGCACTCACCAGAGGACTTGAAAGACAAAGGTCTTCAAATTGAAACCAAGAAGGGGACTATAAAGAAGGAGTACAAGGCACAGAATGTTCATAATGCTGCAGAAAGCCAAAAAGATCCAGTGAAGAAGCCAAAAGAAGCTGcaaaacaaaaggcaaaagTCACTGTTCCTCAACCCTTCTCTTTGGCAACTGAGAGGAGAATGTCACAAGAAAGACGAGCGCCGGTTGATTTTTCATCTCCTACTGAAAAAAGGACACCAGGAGAAAGACGAGGCTCAGTTGATTTTAACAACACCCAGCCAAAACTATCCAAATCAAGAAGTCTAAACAA GCCTCACACACACAAGCCGGGTCATGAAAACTCAGCTGCTGCTGCCACCATTAAAAGAACTCTCACATCCAAAGTTTCGGGCCGCCAGGATGATAACAAAGAAGAG GTTGGAGTTAAAAATCAGCGCAAAATGAAGGCTGTCAAGGAGGAAAAGAGCAACTCACAAGTGCCTATGAAG CAGGAGCAGAAAGGAGAAACGGCAGAGACTCGCAAACTCGGAAAGAGCTCGACATTCAAAGCATTACCCTTACCCAGTTTCTACCACAAGAACGACCCTGCGGGAACCAGTACAAAGAAG GCTTCGTCTCCTAGTCCCAGGTCTCCTCCGCATGGCCAGAGGAGCAAGCATCCGAACTCGACCTCGGATGCCCAGAAGAAGACCGTAACCAACAGCGCGAAGCAGACCATTAACAAGCTGCTGAAGAGCACCCGCAAGGCTCTGAATCCTTCCAAGGAGACAGTAAAGACCGTCGTCGCGACGGCATGA
- the LOC104443537 gene encoding protein WVD2-like 3 isoform X4, giving the protein MEVAEDIKVAPHQDRPKEGSAETKDGIVEDKIIPHFEDEHSPEDLKDKGLQIETKKGTIKKEYKAQNVHNAAESQKDPVKKPKEAAKQKAKVTVPQPFSLATERRMSQERRAPVDFSSPTEKRTPGERRGSVDFNNTQPKLSKSRSLNKPHTHKPGHENSAAAATIKRTLTSKVSGRQDDNKEEVGVKNQRKMKAVKEEKSNSQVPMKQEQKGETAETRKLGKSSTFKALPLPSFYHKNDPAGTSTKKASSPSPRSPPHGQRSKHPNSTSDAQKKTVTNSAKQTINKLLKSTRKALNPSKETVKTVVATA; this is encoded by the exons ATGGAGGTCGCTGAAGATATTAAAGTTGCTCCCCATCAAGATCGGCCAAAAGAAGGCAGTGCGGAAACAAAGGATGGGATAGTCGAGGATAAGATCATTCCACATTTTGAAGATGAGCACTCACCAGAGGACTTGAAAGACAAAGGTCTTCAAATTGAAACCAAGAAGGGGACTATAAAGAAGGAGTACAAGGCACAGAATGTTCATAATGCTGCAGAAAGCCAAAAAGATCCAGTGAAGAAGCCAAAAGAAGCTGcaaaacaaaaggcaaaagTCACTGTTCCTCAACCCTTCTCTTTGGCAACTGAGAGGAGAATGTCACAAGAAAGACGAGCGCCGGTTGATTTTTCATCTCCTACTGAAAAAAGGACACCAGGAGAAAGACGAGGCTCAGTTGATTTTAACAACACCCAGCCAAAACTATCCAAATCAAGAAGTCTAAACAA GCCTCACACACACAAGCCGGGTCATGAAAACTCAGCTGCTGCTGCCACCATTAAAAGAACTCTCACATCCAAAGTTTCGGGCCGCCAGGATGATAACAAAGAAGAG GTTGGAGTTAAAAATCAGCGCAAAATGAAGGCTGTCAAGGAGGAAAAGAGCAACTCACAAGTGCCTATGAAG CAGGAGCAGAAAGGAGAAACGGCAGAGACTCGCAAACTCGGAAAGAGCTCGACATTCAAAGCATTACCCTTACCCAGTTTCTACCACAAGAACGACCCTGCGGGAACCAGTACAAAGAAG GCTTCGTCTCCTAGTCCCAGGTCTCCTCCGCATGGCCAGAGGAGCAAGCATCCGAACTCGACCTCGGATGCCCAGAAGAAGACCGTAACCAACAGCGCGAAGCAGACCATTAACAAGCTGCTGAAGAGCACCCGCAAGGCTCTGAATCCTTCCAAGGAGACAGTAAAGACCGTCGTCGCGACGGCATGA
- the LOC104443537 gene encoding protein WVD2-like 3 isoform X3: MEVAEDIKVAPHQDRPKEGSAETKDGIVEDKIIPHFEDEHSPEDLKDKGLQIETKKGTIKKEYKAQNVHNAAESQKDPVKKPKEAAKQKAKVTVPQPFSLATERRMSQERRAPVDFSSPTEKRTPGERRGSVDFNNTQPKLSKSRSLNKPHTHKPGHENSAAAATIKRTLTSKVSGRQDDNKEEVGVKNQRKMKAVKEEKSNSQVPMKQQEQKGETAETRKLGKSSTFKALPLPSFYHKNDPAGTSTKKASSPSPRSPPHGQRSKHPNSTSDAQKKTVTNSAKQTINKLLKSTRKALNPSKETVKTVVATA; this comes from the exons ATGGAGGTCGCTGAAGATATTAAAGTTGCTCCCCATCAAGATCGGCCAAAAGAAGGCAGTGCGGAAACAAAGGATGGGATAGTCGAGGATAAGATCATTCCACATTTTGAAGATGAGCACTCACCAGAGGACTTGAAAGACAAAGGTCTTCAAATTGAAACCAAGAAGGGGACTATAAAGAAGGAGTACAAGGCACAGAATGTTCATAATGCTGCAGAAAGCCAAAAAGATCCAGTGAAGAAGCCAAAAGAAGCTGcaaaacaaaaggcaaaagTCACTGTTCCTCAACCCTTCTCTTTGGCAACTGAGAGGAGAATGTCACAAGAAAGACGAGCGCCGGTTGATTTTTCATCTCCTACTGAAAAAAGGACACCAGGAGAAAGACGAGGCTCAGTTGATTTTAACAACACCCAGCCAAAACTATCCAAATCAAGAAGTCTAAACAA GCCTCACACACACAAGCCGGGTCATGAAAACTCAGCTGCTGCTGCCACCATTAAAAGAACTCTCACATCCAAAGTTTCGGGCCGCCAGGATGATAACAAAGAAGAG GTTGGAGTTAAAAATCAGCGCAAAATGAAGGCTGTCAAGGAGGAAAAGAGCAACTCACAAGTGCCTATGAAG CAGCAGGAGCAGAAAGGAGAAACGGCAGAGACTCGCAAACTCGGAAAGAGCTCGACATTCAAAGCATTACCCTTACCCAGTTTCTACCACAAGAACGACCCTGCGGGAACCAGTACAAAGAAG GCTTCGTCTCCTAGTCCCAGGTCTCCTCCGCATGGCCAGAGGAGCAAGCATCCGAACTCGACCTCGGATGCCCAGAAGAAGACCGTAACCAACAGCGCGAAGCAGACCATTAACAAGCTGCTGAAGAGCACCCGCAAGGCTCTGAATCCTTCCAAGGAGACAGTAAAGACCGTCGTCGCGACGGCATGA
- the LOC104443535 gene encoding uncharacterized protein LOC104443535, producing MEAALFRVKSVPNRHSVPSDTSAFSSSSSRIAAGISLRRRRRGGGGSSWRGSAAPRALSQDGAIARRGAPGGAGDRGGCAKRSEIGDHYREMLASSPDCSLLLRNYAKYLHEVERDAERAEEYYARAILASPGDGEVLSLYGRLIWEAERDGDRAALYFERAVNASPDDCMVLGSYARFLWEAGEEDEETV from the exons ATGGAAGCTGCTCTATTCCGAGTCAAATCAGTCCCTAACCGTCACTCAGTTCCCTCGGATACCTCCgcgttctcctcctcctcctctaggATCGCCGCCGGAATCTCTCTCCGTCGCCGGAGACGAGGCGGAGGAGGCTCGAGCTGGAGAGGATCGGCCGCCCCGCGAGCCCTGTCGCAGGACGGCGCGATCGCGCGGCGGGGAGCTCCGGGCGGCGCCGGCGATCGCGGCGGATGCGCGAAGAGGAGCGAGATCGGCGATCATTACCGCGAGATGTTGGCGTCGAGCCCCGACTGCTCGCTCTTGCTGAGGAATTACGCCAAGTACTTGCACGAG GTGGAGAGAGATGCGGAGAGAGCGGAGGAGTACTATGCGAGAGCGATACTGGCGAgccccggcgacggcgaggttCTGTCGCTGTACGGGAGGTTGATTTGGGAGGCGGAGAGAGACGGAGATAGGGCCGCGCTGTACTTCGAGCGAGCGGTGAACGCGTCTCCCGATGACTG CATGGTGTTGGGATCGTACGCGCGCTTTCTGTGGGAAGcgggggaagaagatgaagaaacggTTTGA
- the LOC104443538 gene encoding protein YELLOW LEAF 1, choloroplastic, with the protein MSMLVSSTISSIPQLPIVRADAWLQDRTKHLPSELRVQSQHVYAQRGKVKLIASSPAGVGLQLEPIDRRFAKASVGRRSASAICFAALNARCAEGQTQTITHKAPTITQAPTHVQEKSPQLEDGGSGFPPRDDGDGGGGGGGGGGNWSGGFAFFGFLAFLGFLKDKESEGDYRDSRRR; encoded by the exons ATGTCAATGCTGGTTTCGAGCACTATCTCCTCCATCCCTCAACTACCAATAG TTAGAGCAGACGCTTGGTTGCAAGATCGAACTAAACACTTGCCCTCAGAGCTCCGTGTGCAATCTCAACATGTATACGCTCAAAGGGGAAAAGTAAAGCTCATTGCTTCAAGTCCAGCTGGAGTGGGATTACAACTAGAGCCCATTGATAGGAGATTTGCCAAGGCTTCAGTTGGAAGGAGATCCGCTTCAGCCATCTGTTTTGCAGCTTTG AATGCTAGATGTGCTGAAGGGCAAACCCAGACTATCACCCACAAAGCACCGACAATTACTCAAGCACCTACTCATG TCCAAGAGAAGTCGCCACAGCTTGAAGATGGCGGTTCAGGCTTCCCACCCCGTGATGACGGCGATGGTGGGGGTGGTgggggcggcggtggcgggaaCTGGTCAGGTGGGTTTGCCTTTTTCGGCTTCCTCGCTTTCCTGGGCTTCTTAAAGGACAAAGAAAGCGAAGGCGACTACAGAGATAGCAGGAGAAGATGA
- the LOC104443539 gene encoding cinnamoyl-CoA reductase-like SNL6 isoform X1, translating to MAPASLHEPPNAVCVMDASGRLGSRLVRRLLRRGYSVHAAVQSEGEIDRLKELSSSSPDDAERLKIFRSDPFDYQSIVDALRGCSGLFYAFEPPQDQPSYDEYMTEVEVRAAHNVLEACAQTDTIDKVVFTSSVTAVVWTDDRKSQESDFDERHWSNVNLCRKYKLWHALSKTLAEKAAWALAMDRGVNMVSVNGGLLMGPDLSIAHPYLKGAAEMYEDGVLVTVDVDFLVDAHLCVFEDVSSYGRYLCFNHIVNRPEDALKLAQMLTPSAPSMPQSMVACSYDQELKIIEQRIGNKKLNKLMVDFERGVQVD from the exons ATGGCGCCCGCTTCTCTCCACGAGCCCCCGAACGCCGTCTGCGTCATGGACGCCTCCGGCCGCCTCGGCTCCCGCCTCgtccgccgcctcctccgccgcggCTACTCCGTCCACGCCGCCGTCCAGAGCGAAG GCGAGATCGATCGGCTGAAGGAGCTGTCGTCCTCGTCGCCCGACGACGCGGAGAGGCTGAAGATCTTCCGCTCCGATCCGTTCGACTACCAGAGCATCGTCGACGCGCTGCGGGGGTGCTCCGGCCTGTTCTACGCCTTCGAGCCGCCTCAGGACCAGCCGAGCTACGAC GAGTACATGACCGAAGTGGAAGTAAGGGCAGCACACAACGTGCTGGAGGCGTGCGCCCAGACAGACACCATCGACAAGGTGGTCTTCACTTCCTCCGTGACCGCGGTGGTCTGGACAGATGACCGGAAATCGCAGGAATCGGATTTCGACGAGAGACATTGGAGCAACGTCAACCTGTGCCGCAAATACAAG CTGTGGCACGCGCTGTCGAAGACGCTGGCGGAGAAAGCGGCGTGGGCCCTGGCGATGGACCGAGGCGTGAACATGGTGTCCGTGAACGGAGGGCTGCTGATGGGGCCGGACCTGTCCATCGCCCACCCGTACCTGAAGGGAGCGGCCGAGATGTACGAGGACGGGGTGCTCGTGACCGTCGACGTCGACTTCCTGGTCGACGCCCACTTGTGCGTTTTCGAGGACGTCTCCTCCTACGGCCGCTACCTGTGCTTCAACCACATCGTCAACCGCCCCGAGGACGCCCTCAAGCTCGCCCAGATGCTCACCCCCTCGGCTCCTTCGATGCCTCAAAG CATGGTGGCGTGCAGCTACGATCAAGAGCTGAAGATCATCGAGCAGAGGATCGGCAACAAGAAGCTCAATAAACTCATGGTGGATTTCGAGAGAGGAGTCCAGGTGGACTGA
- the LOC104443539 gene encoding cinnamoyl-CoA reductase-like SNL6 isoform X2: MAPASLHEPPNAVCVMDASGRLGSRLVRRLLRRGYSVHAAVQSEGEIDRLKELSSSSPDDAERLKIFRSDPFDYQSIVDALRGCSGLFYAFEPPQDQPSYDEYMTEVEVRAAHNVLEACAQTDTIDKVVFTSSVTAVVWTDDRKSQESDFDERHWSNVNLCRKYKLWHALSKTLAEKAAWALAMDRGVNMVSVNGGLLMGPDLSIAHPYLKGAAEMYEDGVLVTVDVDFLVDAHLCVFEDVSSYGRYLCFNHIVNRPEDALKLAQMLTPSAPSMPQSYDQELKIIEQRIGNKKLNKLMVDFERGVQVD; encoded by the exons ATGGCGCCCGCTTCTCTCCACGAGCCCCCGAACGCCGTCTGCGTCATGGACGCCTCCGGCCGCCTCGGCTCCCGCCTCgtccgccgcctcctccgccgcggCTACTCCGTCCACGCCGCCGTCCAGAGCGAAG GCGAGATCGATCGGCTGAAGGAGCTGTCGTCCTCGTCGCCCGACGACGCGGAGAGGCTGAAGATCTTCCGCTCCGATCCGTTCGACTACCAGAGCATCGTCGACGCGCTGCGGGGGTGCTCCGGCCTGTTCTACGCCTTCGAGCCGCCTCAGGACCAGCCGAGCTACGAC GAGTACATGACCGAAGTGGAAGTAAGGGCAGCACACAACGTGCTGGAGGCGTGCGCCCAGACAGACACCATCGACAAGGTGGTCTTCACTTCCTCCGTGACCGCGGTGGTCTGGACAGATGACCGGAAATCGCAGGAATCGGATTTCGACGAGAGACATTGGAGCAACGTCAACCTGTGCCGCAAATACAAG CTGTGGCACGCGCTGTCGAAGACGCTGGCGGAGAAAGCGGCGTGGGCCCTGGCGATGGACCGAGGCGTGAACATGGTGTCCGTGAACGGAGGGCTGCTGATGGGGCCGGACCTGTCCATCGCCCACCCGTACCTGAAGGGAGCGGCCGAGATGTACGAGGACGGGGTGCTCGTGACCGTCGACGTCGACTTCCTGGTCGACGCCCACTTGTGCGTTTTCGAGGACGTCTCCTCCTACGGCCGCTACCTGTGCTTCAACCACATCGTCAACCGCCCCGAGGACGCCCTCAAGCTCGCCCAGATGCTCACCCCCTCGGCTCCTTCGATGCCTCAAAG CTACGATCAAGAGCTGAAGATCATCGAGCAGAGGATCGGCAACAAGAAGCTCAATAAACTCATGGTGGATTTCGAGAGAGGAGTCCAGGTGGACTGA
- the LOC104443540 gene encoding zinc finger CCCH domain-containing protein 12, whose translation MDYGRESGFGGGNVVHVITGGGPNESWMQNPAADQGVWASEDEYRVWNGGLTPSSDAPSSNSSYDGGRQSQTRSGSEPPSKKSRNGSDSAVSSRSKAIGKMFFKTKLCCKFRAGTCPYVTNCNFAHSIEELRRPPPNWQEIVAAHEEEKGVASEPREEFQIPSLGSSGFSGESQRSYKGRHCKKFYTEEGCPYGDSCTFLHDEQSKNRESVAISLGPGGYSGGGGGGGGGGGGGGGGGGGGGVGGGGGVGAGAGSNVKPSNWKTRICNKWELTGYCPFGNKCHFAHGAAELHRYGGGLVESDARDATSAPADPKQGGAPSKTPADTAVASAVSVPHTDAYHIGVPSQRSAIIIQRPGQRTHQKWKGPDKISRIYGDWIDDVE comes from the exons ATGGATTACGGTAGAGAATCGGGCTTCGGCGGCGGGAATGTGGTGCACGTGATCACCGGAGGAGGTCCTAACGAGAGCTGGATGCAGAATCCGGCCGCCGATCAAGGGGTGTGGGCCTCGGAAGACGAGTACCGCGTCTGGAACGGCGGGTTGACGCCCTCCTCCGACGCGCCCTCCTCCAACTCGAGTTACGACGGCGGGAGGCAGTCCCAGACGCGGTCCGGGAGCGAGCCCCCGAGCAAGAAGTCGCGGAACGGTTCGGATTCCGCCGTGTCCAGCCGGTCGAAGGCGATCGGCAAAATGTTCTTCAAGACCAAGCTGTGCTGCAAGTTCCGCGCGGGGACCTGTCCTTACGTCACCAACTGTAACTTTGCTCATAGCATCGAGGAATTGAGGAGGCCGCCTCCTAATTGGCAGGAGATCGTCGCGGCTCATGAGGAGGAGAAGGGGGTTGCGTCGGAGCCGAGGGAAGAATTCCAGATTCCGTCGCTCGGGTCTTCGGGATTCAGTGGGGAGTCGCAGCGGTCCTATAAGGGGAGGCATTGTAAGAAGTTTTATACAGAGGAAGGCTGCCCGTATGGAGATAGTTGTACTTTTCTTCATGATGAGCAGTCCAAGAATAGGGAGAGCGTGGCCATAAGTTTGGGACCTGGTGGTTATAGCGgcgggggtgggggtgggg gaggaggaggaggaggaggaggaggaggaggaggtggaggtggtgtaggaggcggaggaggagttGGAGCTGGGGCTGGGTCAAATGTGAAGCCGTCGAATTGGAAGACGAGAATATGTAATAAGTGGGAGCTCACGGGTTATTGTCCGTTTGGAAACAAGTGCCATTTCGCTCATGGAGCAGCAG AATTACACCGGTATGGTGGTGGGCTTGTGGAGTCTGACGCGAGAGATGCTACTTCAGCACCTGCTGATCCAAAACAGGGAGGAGCTCCTTCAAAAACTCCTGCTGACACTGCAGTTGCATCAGCAGTCTCGGTTCCTCATACGGATGCATACCACATTGGAGTTCCATCACAGAGATCAGCTATCATAATACAGAGGCCAGGACAAAGAACTCATCAGAAATGGAAGGGTCCGGACAAGATCAGCAGGATATATGGTGACTGGATCGACGACGTCGAGTGA
- the LOC104443541 gene encoding uncharacterized protein At4g17910, which produces MLMLAATSFFPAEIDQNLVLESFLPSSSSAPAMDSRAGSFNPHKHLKEEFVSNLTGSSMLEIAALSTVVPVIVLLRHSLGSRSPSDLSHKDASSKNNHDSLVSPKSWRAYMVTLTMDYLCIIVPMLLSFTVLSEWTYLSTILLTFSLFLSAAIKRFYSSLPSRVAPDSLRTDISLYRVCMMIVTCLCILAVDFRIFPRRYAKTETFGTGLMDLGVGSFVVANALVSRQARNISSVNLMTALRNTSPLIALGFGRLVSTAGVDYQVHVGEYGVHWNFFFTLAAVSLLTSLINISPKNCGILGFSILIGYQSCLMQGLNSYLISSERGSSIISQNKEGIFSIFGYWGMYLVGVQLGNYLFFGSETSATKKGTEWARRRVWIVALLFWLLTIILDRHVERVSRRMCNLAYVTLVLAQNFQVLAILMLSDYVGGNKSTVLEDAFNRNLLGSFLLANVLTGVVNLFFETLFASALTSLAILLLYAYVLSVITGTLEFYGIRLKFW; this is translated from the exons ATGCTAATGCTGGCCGCTACTTCCTTCTTCCCAGCCGAGATTGATCAGAACTTAGTTCTGGAGagcttccttccttcctcttcttctgcgCCAGCAATGGATTCTCGCGCCGGGTCCTTCAATCCTCACAAGCATCTCAAAGAAGA ATTCGTCAGCAATCTGACGGGATCGTCCATGCTGGAGATCGCCGCCCTCTCCACCGTCGTCCCC GTCATCGTGCTCCTGCGTCACTCGCTCGGCTCCCGCTCTCCGTCCG ATCTCAGTCACAAGGACGCTTCGTCAAAGAACAACCATGACTCATTAGTTTCTCCTAAGAGCTGGAGGGCTTACATGGTGACTTTGACAATGGATTACCTATGTATTATTGTCCCCATGCTGTTATCTTTCACT GTTCTATCAGAGTGGACGTACTTGTCAACAATTTTGTTAACATTTTCTCTGTTTCTATCTGCAGCAATCAAAAG attttattcttctcttccttcaagAGTGGCACCTGATTCTTTGAGGACAGATATTTCATTGTACAGGGTTTGCATG ATGATTGTGACTTGTTTGTGCATCTTGGCTGTTGACTTTAGAATATTCCCGAGGAGATACGCTAAAactgaaacttttggcactggATTG ATGGATCTTGGCGTTGGCTCATTTGTGGTGGCAAATGCTTTGGTATCAAGACAAGCTCGGAATATTTCATCTGT GAATCTGATGACGGCACTAAGAAATACCAGTCCTCTAATTGCTTTAGGATTTGGACGGCTTGTTTCTACAGCTGGTGTAGATTATCAG GTTCATGTTGGGGAGTACGGAGTACACTGGAATTTTTTCTTCACCCTTGCTGCCGTCTCATTGCTAACCTCTTTAATAAACATTTCTCCCAAGAATTGCGGGATACTAGGTTTCTCAATTTTGATAG GCTATCAAAGTTGCCTCATGCAGGGGTTAAACTCTTACCTAATTTCCAGTGAAAGAGGTTCCAGCATCATTAGTCAGAATAAGGAAGGAATATTCAGCATTTTTG GATATTGGGGCATGTACCTTGTTGGCGTTCAGTTAGGCAATTATCTCTTCTTTGGAAGCGAGACCTCTGCTACAAAGAAAGGCACAGAATGGGCAAGAAGAAGGGTATGGATTGTTGCTCTGCTCTTCTG GTTATTGACAATAATTCTGGACAGGCATGTTGAACGTGTTTCACGTAGAATG TGCAACCTGGCTTATGTTACTCTTGTGTTGGCACAAAACTTCCAG GTATTAGCCATACTCATGCTATCTGATTATGTTGGTGGGAACAAAAGTACAGTTCTTGAGGATGCATTCAACCGGAATTTACTGGGTTCATTCCTCCTG GCAAATGTGCTAACGGGTGTGGTTAACTTGTTTTTCGAGACTTTGTTTGCGTCAGCACTCACATCCCTAGCCATCTTATTGCTTTATGCCTATGTGTTGTCTGTGATCACCGGGACTCTAGAATTTTACGGCATTAGGCTAAAGTTTTGGTAG